The nucleotide window atttttgtgaaaaatttcaacaaaatatttcgttcaatttgttcgcgggtttcattgatcaaagagttgatagcaaggatcagtctcggtgtggatacgcatagagtcttcgcactatcgaagaaattttgaaacgagactctcttcaccaggtacgtcttagatctgatctattgacatgtaaataaattttaaacataaaaagatctgcctaggattgttattgtcttccgttgcgtgttacgaacacctatacgcaATCCTTCAGAGTGCCGGTAAGAACGACGAGAAAAAATTAGTCACATTCAATTATTATACTAATCTAATAAATATAAGAcatatgtttttatataaattgttaaTATCTGATCCTTATTAATTAGTTCAAGTTTTACTCAATTATACCATTAACCATAGCCAATTAATACAAGTTATTGTAAATATCGAATGTGagtaaaacttttcaaaatgaTCGTTGAATGGTACACGACTTTTTCGACGAAAAGGAGAATGCAATTGAGGTAATTTAGCCGCAAATGACTTTTCatctttgttttctttctttccctacagtatattatgttgttgttgtatacagAATATTTTGATATAAACACAATGATATATTTGGTCAGTTTTTAAAATCTGCCAACCGAAAAACATATACTCCATATTTATTAGTAAGAAACTTAGATATACGGAGAACATAGAATTAGGTGAGGAAAATTAAGCTTTAAACTTTAATAAAATAGAATTTGTGtatattttctgttatttttcttttccatatTTGGAGTAAAAAAATCAAATCAGCAAGTTCTTTGAGAGGACATCAAAGAATCTGACCGAAGTTTTAATAACTGTTCTCCTTTCTCCTTCCTACTAAGTACTAACTAATTATTGGTCAATCTAGCCTTGATGCAATTAATTAATTGCGTAAGAAATAGTAGTAATATACTAATATTTTAGTAAATTCAGAAGTTGGAACTGTCGGGAGTCTTTATTTTGGCTGTAGAACCAACTGGGGACTGTTTAAAATTAGTGCGTGGGTTAAGAGCCTATTTGGTCATAAaaagtttttcattttttttccgaAATCAATGTTTGGCCATAGCATTTTTAATTTTCgataaattttggaattttttaaaaatttaaaaaattctaaaaaattattttttaaaatttccattcagatcactcacaaaatttcaaaaacaatccaaaattatattcatgtcgaaatacaactctaatttcaaataccattttgactttttctttttggaattttacaattctaatGTCTTaagaggtcgtttggtaggaggtattagaaaacaTAATGCAAGCATTAACTCTATGCATTATCAATATTTTGTTTGGTGCATTTTTTCAActtgtgtataactaatactaaggctattaatgcatgcatttgTGTGATTAAAGACAAAActgtccttaaagtcccttaaagctagagaatatggaggacatttttgtaaacaactatttttcttaaaaattatgtaaTGCATTATAaatttaatacaccacaccaaacagtagataagaaataatacTTGAATTACTAATCTATGCAGCAACGGTGACCTTGGTGGAGGAGGCCTGGGTCTCAGAATGAGCAGCTTTACGGGTTTATTAGAGGCGGCGATGTGAGGTAGAGAGGGAGAAGATCGTCCAGTGAAACACTTTGAGGGGACAAAgttaaaaaaaatgataatataCGGAGCATGTACATCTGTAAATCACGACGCCATTTTTATATACTGCTTAAGCTGCGATTTGTAAGGCGTGCGATCCCAAAAATAATCCAGATTAAAGAAGCTGATCGAGACGCGCCCACGAAGTACTCGCCTGTCCTCAATCTTCAACTTTAACAATAAAATGATCTCGACAAGACCACGTGGCTCTCTATAAAAGCGAGTGAATAACACAGCAGAAACCAGCGAATTGTTCATTTCTTATCCGAGTATACCGCTGAGTCTCTTACTTAACTCCATTTTTTGCTTAGCTTAATTTATGAAGAAGACCTATATATTTGCGCCGAGGGAGTACACTGCGCACCCCAACCCAACCCAACCCAACCCAATCTTCATCTTCTCCCTCTCTACCTCACATCACAGTGGTCTTTGTCTCTCTGGCTTTCACTTTCACTTCCTCGTAGGCTTTAAACTTGTATAATAATAacccaaacattttcaaaaaacaCACTTACACTTCTCCCCCCCCATAACCACAACTACTTAAGctcaaaacctagggttttcaatTTTCATTCCACTCATCTCGTGTTAATAAAATTCACACTAATCATTAAACACGAATGTATATAATTGTGAATTGTTGAAATGGATCCACCTATTATTAATGAGGCATCATTCTCGGCGGCCAACCCGAGTTCTTACAGCTTAGCTGAGATTTGGCCCTTTTCCACCGCGGCAAATGGTGGCGGCAACGGTGACCTTGGTGGAGGAGGCCTGGGTCTCAGAATGAGCAGCTTTACGGGTTTATTAGAGGCGGCGATGTGAGGTAGAGAGGGAGAAGATCGTCCAGTGAAACACTTTGAGGGGACAAAgttaaaaaaaatgataatataCGGAGCATGTACATCTGTAAATCACGACGCCATTTTTATATACTGCTTAAGCTGCGATTTGTAAGGCGTGCGATCCCAAAAATAATCCAGATTAAAGAAGCTGATCGAGACGCGCCCACGAAGTACTCGCCTGTCCTCAATCTTCAACTTTAACAATAAAATGATCTCGACAAGACCACGTGGCTCTCTATAAAAGCGAGTGAATAACACAGCAGAAACCAGCGAATTGTTCATTTCTTATCCGAGTATACCGCTGAGTCTCTTACTTAACTCCATTTTTTGCTTAGCTTAATTTATGAAGAAGACCTATATATTTGCGCCGAGGGAGTACACTGCGCACCCCAACCCAACCCAACCCAACCCAATCTTCATCTTCTCCCTCTCTACCTCACATCACAGTGGTCTTTGTCTCTCTGGCTTTCACTTTCACTTCCTCGTAGGCTTTAAACTTGTATAATAATAacccaaacattttcaaaaaacaCACTTACACTTCTCCCCCCCCATAACCACAACTACTTAAGctcaaaacctagggttttcaatTTTCATTCCACTCATCTCGTGTTAATAAAATTCACACTAATCATTAAACACGAATGTATATAATTGTGAATTGTTGAAATGGATCCACCTATTATTAATGAGGCATCATTCTCGGCGGCCAACCCGAGTTCTTACAGCTTAGCTGAGATTTGGCCCTTTTCCACCGCGGCAAATGGTGGCGGCAACGGTGACCTTGGTGGAGGAGGCCTGGGTCTCAGAATGAGCAGCTTTACGGGTTTATTAGAGGCGGCGATGTGAGGTAGAGAGGGAGAAGATCGTCCAGTGAAACACTTTGAGGGGACAAAgttaaaaaaaatgataatataCGGAGCATGTACATCTGTAAATCACGACGCCATTTTTATATACTGCTTAAGCTGCGATTTGTAAGGCGTGCGATCCCAAAAATAATCCAGATTAAAGAAGCTGATCGAGACGCGCCCACGAAGTACTCGCCTGTCCTCAATCTTCAACTTTAACAATAAAATGATCTCGACAAGACCACGTGGCTCTCTATAAAAGCGAGTGAATAACACAGCAGAAACCAGCGAATTGTTCATTTCTTATCCGAGTATACCGCTGAGTCTCTTACTTAACTCCATTTTTTGCTTAGCTTAATTTATGAAGAAGACCTATATATTTGCGCCGAGGGAGTACACTGCGCACCCCAACCCAACCCAACCCAACCCAATCTTCATCTTCTCCCTCTCTACCTCACATCACAGTGGTCTTTGTCTCTCTGGCTTTCACTTTCACTTCCTCGTAGGCTTTAAACTTGTATAATAATAacccaaacattttcaaaaaacaCACTTACACTTCTCCCCCCCCATAACCACAACTACTTAAGctcaaaacctagggttttcaatTTTCATTCCACTCATCTCGTGTTAATAAAATTCACACTAATCATTAAACACGAATGTATATAATTGTGAATTGTTGAAATGGATCCACCTATTATTAATGAGGCATCATTCTCGGCGGCCAACCCGAGTTCTTACAGCTTAGCTGAGATTTGGCCCTTTTCCACCGCGGCAAATGGTGGCGGCAACGGTGACCTTGGTGGAGGAGGCCTGGGTCTCAGAATGAGCAGCTTTACGGGTTTATTAGAGGCGGCTGCTAACTCCGTTAACGAATCTACTGTGACGGAGCAGAGCGGAAGAAGCGGCGGCGGCACTGCTGCTGTCAGGCAGAGGGATATGAATTCGGAGGATGACTCTTCTAAGCTTGTTTCTACTAGTGATGCTAATGATTTGGTAATTATAATTATAACTAACTTTCTAATTGCTCTTTTTTGGTTTAAGTACACGACTAAGCGGGATGTGGATAGATTACTGTTGATTTGACATTGAAatttttctaattattattttccTGCCTAAGGACTCACATTTTTGGAAGAATAAATATTTCTCATTGAGTTGAGTCACTTTTAGATGTCAATTTCCTAATTTGTTCTCTCAGTTCTCTTCTTGTTATGTCTACAACCAATTCTTTGTAATTGGTGATGAATTATTAAGTTGTTGATGCTTGTCAAACGGAACATATACTAAGCAATTCCTTGAGCTATAAGTTGATGATGTATGTGCTAATTGTCTATTTGCTTAGTGAACCATTTTCATTCGGATCAAGTTAGGTTTCAGCATAACCCGACTTCTAAGTCTTCAGCTGATGAAAATTCTCTACTGCTTCACAATTTATAGGTTTCataattcttttcaaatattttgCTAGTTAAGAATCAGCTCCTGGATTTACCATATTCCTTTAGATCAAATTCTTATCTTGATATGGTTTCCAGACTTAATGAAGCTACATATTGATTTTTCTTATTAATTCAAATTATGTTCGCAGCAGGATGGTTCAGTCGCCAAACGCCAGAAAGcatcagaatctaaagaagaaaatgGCGGCTCAAAGGTAGAAGCAGAATCCAGCTCCCGGACTGTTAACAAGGGCACTGAACAAAGTAGTAAACCTGAGCCACCTAAGGATTACATCCATGTAAGGGCAAGAAGGGGTCAAGCTACTGACAGCCACAGCCTAGCAGAGAGGGTATCAAATTCTCTGAACTTTCATAACTTTAATTGTCTGATGATTTTTTCATATTGGCTGAGCAGACTCTTTATTTATCAGGCGAGGAGAGAAAAAATAAGTGAGAGGATGAAAATTCTGCAAGATTTGGTTCCTGGATGTAATAAGGTTAgtaatttttttgaattatttctaATCTCTACAGCGAGCACGTGGGCTCCCCGTTAGAAATAGTGGTGGCTATTATAAAAAAATGGCGATATTCTTACCATATCTACTAACGGGAACCTACATCAGTATCTTCTGTGCTTGTAAGATGGAACGCATTTCATGTATAATTAGCATTTTTCGCGTGACTTAGTTAGTAACTCTCTTACAGGTTATTGGAAAAGCTCTTGTTCTTGATGAAATAATAAATTATGTCCAGTCACTACAACGTCAAGTGGAGGTAGTTCCTCATCTTTGCAGTAGTTGTCCTTTTGGGTCTTATGAACTCAGCCATAACCTCATCTTTTTTCTCTCAATTGAACTTTCCAGTTCTTGTCCATGAAGCTTGAAGCAGTCAATTCAAGGATGAGCCACCCTGTAGAAACCTTTCCTTCAAAAGATGTAAGTATTtggttttctttttccttatcaCAGGTAGCTGGTAGATGGGTTCAGGTTTATGTTGATCTAAGACAAACACTATATCTGTTCTATCTGTTAATCCTTTCAAATTTTTGGAGTCGATAATCTACAGGTGGATAATAACTTGCTGAAGGTTATTTTATCTGATATTTTATTTACTTCAGATATTGTAGATTTGGTAAAGTAAATGCCAGAAATGGTAGATATCTTTCACTGCCCTATTTCTATATCACATTTGCTCATGGCTGCAGTTGAAATCTCTTTCACCCAAAGACTCTGGACCTAGAAGTTTAAGTAGTATTAGGCACCATGGTTGTGAGAAATTATGTGATGGTCAAGTAAAGTTATTGAATTAGTTGATTTTGATATCTTCCTCAAGCATCCTATGAATGCTTGAACTCTTGCAACCACATTTCTCGTAAGAAATGCATTCATGAAAACATTGAAAACTTGTGCtctcttttgatttgaacctttTGGATGAAACTGATTTGCCACTAGACTGACTCTAGTCAGTTCT belongs to Nicotiana tabacum cultivar K326 chromosome 6, ASM71507v2, whole genome shotgun sequence and includes:
- the LOC107778067 gene encoding transcription factor bHLH79 isoform X1, which encodes MDPPIINEASFSAANPSSYSLAEIWPFSTAANGGGNGDLGGGGLGLRMSSFTGLLEAAANSVNESTVTEQSGRSGGGTAAVRQRDMNSEDDSSKLVSTSDANDLQDGSVAKRQKASESKEENGGSKVEAESSSRTVNKGTEQSSKPEPPKDYIHVRARRGQATDSHSLAERARREKISERMKILQDLVPGCNKVIGKALVLDEIINYVQSLQRQVEFLSMKLEAVNSRMSHPVETFPSKDLAPSAFDATGMIFGAQAPREYAQGAQSEWLHMQVGSSFDRGT
- the LOC107778067 gene encoding transcription factor bHLH79 isoform X2 → MDPPIINEASFSAANPSSYSLAEIWPFSTAANGGGNGDLGGGGLGLRMSSFTGLLEAAANSVNESTVTEQSGRSGGGTAAVRQRDMNSEDDSSKLVSTSDANDLDGSVAKRQKASESKEENGGSKVEAESSSRTVNKGTEQSSKPEPPKDYIHVRARRGQATDSHSLAERARREKISERMKILQDLVPGCNKVIGKALVLDEIINYVQSLQRQVEFLSMKLEAVNSRMSHPVETFPSKDLAPSAFDATGMIFGAQAPREYAQGAQSEWLHMQVGSSFDRGT